The following proteins are co-located in the Pedobacter sp. FW305-3-2-15-E-R2A2 genome:
- a CDS encoding SusE domain-containing protein, giving the protein MKTLWNPFFYLILFSIALSACKKEKSSNVMTIPAAGIKGFTASSNNLSLSEANAEKNVLTFSFTAPDYGVKVVPTYTLQFDLPADTSGENAWGKAVEVKIPADSLRKTFKGADFNALLAVQLLLPVEVSSTIAVRLKSDVKQNSGLASEVKPIYASLTMLVKPYRSFVEYPALLVKGGNSWRTPAERTNGYLLTSAKFNDKYEGYLDLPNADGWGGDAFTLISTKDGKSYGWGTSATTLSVGGGGLWLTPAPNQMKVNVDLDAMTINYTPVHFFISGDDNAWSTSATPMVYNANTRVWTASNVSLTAGKNFAFTCNGSYDISYKLDKAENGVLMFAGAPTWGGVNIPVAKTGVFTVTLDMSAGDGNYTYSVK; this is encoded by the coding sequence ATGAAAACATTATGGAATCCCTTTTTTTATCTGATCCTGTTCAGTATTGCGCTATCCGCTTGTAAAAAGGAGAAAAGCAGCAATGTGATGACCATACCTGCTGCAGGAATCAAAGGATTTACTGCTTCCAGCAACAACCTCAGCTTATCTGAAGCCAATGCAGAAAAGAATGTGCTGACCTTTAGCTTCACCGCTCCGGATTACGGCGTAAAGGTTGTGCCCACGTATACCTTACAATTCGATCTGCCTGCCGATACTTCAGGAGAAAATGCCTGGGGAAAAGCGGTTGAAGTAAAAATCCCGGCGGATAGCCTGAGGAAAACCTTTAAAGGAGCCGACTTTAATGCCTTGCTTGCGGTACAGCTTTTATTACCAGTGGAGGTGAGCAGCACGATCGCGGTGCGCTTAAAATCGGATGTAAAGCAGAACAGCGGCCTCGCATCGGAGGTAAAACCCATTTATGCCAGCTTGACGATGCTGGTTAAACCTTACCGCTCTTTTGTGGAATATCCTGCTTTACTGGTTAAAGGTGGTAATTCCTGGAGAACACCTGCGGAAAGAACCAATGGATACCTGCTGACTTCAGCAAAATTCAATGATAAATATGAAGGGTATCTCGACCTTCCAAATGCTGACGGATGGGGCGGCGACGCCTTTACATTAATTTCCACAAAAGACGGGAAGTCTTATGGCTGGGGAACGAGTGCAACCACGCTGAGTGTTGGCGGAGGCGGATTATGGCTGACACCCGCACCGAACCAGATGAAGGTCAATGTAGACCTGGATGCCATGACGATTAATTATACACCTGTTCATTTCTTCATCTCCGGTGACGACAATGCCTGGAGTACTTCGGCTACGCCGATGGTGTATAATGCAAATACCAGGGTCTGGACTGCCAGCAATGTTTCGCTGACTGCCGGAAAGAATTTTGCATTTACCTGCAATGGGTCTTACGACATCAGTTATAAACTGGATAAAGCAGAAAATGGGGTGCTCATGTTTGCTGGTGCACCAACCTGGGGCGGGGTGAATATCCCTGTAGCCAAAACCGGCGTATTTACAGTTACCCTGGATATGAGTGCCGGAGATGGAAATTATACCTATTCAGTCAAATAA
- a CDS encoding glycosyl hydrolase 53 family protein, with protein MKTNKWFALIFTLIVISIACKKIPAGATQIYPEPEPPGSYARGADVSWLTEMEASGKKFYNNAGVAQDLLKILGDKGVNAVRLRVWVNPTGDWSGMADVLAKAKRVKAANMRLLIDFHYSDSWADPGKQTKPAAWNGQNIDALKTSVFNHTVEVLTLLKNNKIVPEWVQVGNETNNGMLWEEGKASLNMKNFADLVLSGYNAVKSVNASSKVIVHLSNGYDNGMFRWMFDGLKSNGAKWDVIGMSLYPGVADWQTKNTQCLANMNDMLSRYGSEIMICEMGMPAAEAAASKAFISDLISKNKSLPNNKGLGVFYWEPQSYNSWNGYKLGAFDDTGKPTIAMDAFLP; from the coding sequence ATGAAAACAAACAAATGGTTTGCCCTGATATTTACACTGATCGTAATCAGTATTGCCTGTAAAAAAATTCCTGCAGGTGCCACACAAATTTACCCTGAACCCGAACCTCCCGGAAGTTATGCCAGAGGGGCAGATGTCAGCTGGCTGACGGAAATGGAAGCTTCAGGGAAGAAGTTTTATAACAATGCCGGAGTCGCGCAGGATTTGCTTAAAATCCTTGGGGATAAAGGCGTCAACGCAGTCAGATTGAGGGTGTGGGTCAATCCCACCGGCGACTGGTCGGGCATGGCCGATGTATTGGCGAAGGCCAAACGCGTCAAAGCAGCGAATATGAGGTTGCTGATTGATTTTCATTACAGCGACAGCTGGGCAGATCCGGGCAAACAAACTAAACCTGCAGCTTGGAATGGGCAGAACATAGATGCCTTAAAGACTTCGGTCTTTAACCATACGGTAGAAGTGCTGACGTTGTTGAAAAATAATAAGATCGTACCGGAATGGGTACAAGTGGGAAATGAAACCAATAACGGCATGTTATGGGAAGAAGGCAAAGCTTCTTTGAACATGAAAAACTTTGCAGACCTTGTCCTTTCCGGATACAATGCGGTCAAATCAGTTAACGCCAGTTCAAAAGTGATCGTACACCTTTCTAACGGCTATGACAATGGCATGTTCAGGTGGATGTTCGATGGCTTAAAGAGCAATGGTGCCAAATGGGACGTGATCGGAATGTCTTTGTACCCTGGGGTTGCCGATTGGCAAACTAAAAATACCCAATGTCTGGCCAATATGAACGATATGCTGAGTCGTTACGGCTCTGAAATAATGATTTGTGAGATGGGTATGCCGGCAGCAGAAGCCGCCGCATCCAAAGCCTTTATCAGTGATCTGATCTCCAAAAATAAGTCCCTGCCAAACAACAAAGGTTTGGGCGTATTTTACTGGGAACCTCAGTCTTACAATAGCTGGAATGGCTATAAACTGGGCGCTTTTGATGATACGGGCAAGCCAACGATAGCAATGGATGCGTTTTTACCTTAA
- a CDS encoding RagB/SusD family nutrient uptake outer membrane protein: MNRNINKSYTPYRLRGTRALALVVLILLSACNKLDLAPTNDLTAEKVYSTPLGYKQALAKVYGAFALTGNATTGQQDIPVEIIKDEGNSDFLRLYWNLQELTTDEAAWSWQNDAGIQGLHELSWSSINSIINGLYYRSYFQITLCNDFIRQSTDDNISKRGISGADADNIRKYRAEARFIRAYQYWVLMDLYGNPAFATEDTQIASKDFPKRIVRAELFKYIESELLAIENELAAPKSNEYGRADRAAAWALLSRLYLNASIYTGTAKYTEAITYSNKIINAGYTLHGKYRDLTIADNHLNTDEFILTINYDGTSTQNFGGTTYLMHGPANVPADVSGSNGDWGGLRCTQQFVNLFADKTGNTDSRAQFYMAGQNLEMNELYVETEGYSTTKYRNKTRTGAAAPNQDAAKDFSDIDFPLFRLGEVYLNYAEAVLRGGSGGDTGTALRYINALRTRAYNGNTSGNISLSALNLDFMLDERGRELYYEAVRRTDLIRFGKFTTGVYLWAWKGGVKAGTAVADKYNLFPLPPTDLSANPNLIQNPGY, encoded by the coding sequence ATGAACCGGAACATAAATAAATCCTATACCCCATACAGGCTTCGCGGAACCAGGGCTCTTGCACTTGTCGTGCTGATCCTGCTTTCTGCCTGTAATAAATTAGACCTTGCACCTACCAACGACCTGACCGCAGAAAAGGTGTACTCCACGCCATTGGGCTATAAACAAGCCCTGGCCAAAGTCTATGGTGCATTTGCGCTGACCGGAAACGCAACCACAGGCCAGCAGGACATCCCGGTAGAAATTATCAAGGATGAAGGAAACTCTGATTTTTTAAGACTGTACTGGAACCTGCAGGAGCTGACCACAGATGAAGCAGCCTGGTCATGGCAGAATGATGCCGGGATCCAGGGACTGCACGAACTGAGCTGGTCTTCAATCAACTCGATCATCAATGGTCTTTATTACCGCTCTTATTTTCAAATCACCCTTTGCAATGATTTTATCAGACAATCCACAGATGATAACATTTCCAAAAGAGGGATTAGCGGCGCAGACGCAGACAACATTCGTAAATACCGCGCAGAGGCAAGGTTCATCAGGGCTTATCAATATTGGGTATTGATGGACCTGTATGGCAATCCTGCATTCGCTACCGAAGACACGCAAATTGCCAGTAAAGATTTTCCGAAGCGGATCGTAAGGGCCGAGCTCTTCAAATATATCGAGTCCGAACTTTTGGCGATTGAAAACGAACTCGCTGCTCCAAAAAGTAATGAATATGGCAGGGCAGACCGCGCTGCAGCATGGGCATTGCTGTCGCGCCTTTACCTGAATGCTTCGATATATACAGGGACAGCAAAATATACAGAAGCGATCACTTACAGCAATAAGATCATTAACGCGGGCTATACCCTGCATGGTAAATACCGGGACCTGACCATTGCAGACAATCACCTGAATACGGATGAATTTATCCTGACGATCAATTATGATGGTACGAGTACTCAGAATTTTGGCGGAACGACTTACCTGATGCATGGGCCGGCCAATGTGCCTGCCGATGTTTCGGGCTCGAACGGAGATTGGGGCGGTTTGAGGTGCACACAGCAGTTTGTCAACCTCTTTGCCGATAAAACCGGAAACACCGATAGTCGTGCGCAGTTTTACATGGCGGGTCAGAATCTGGAGATGAATGAACTGTATGTAGAAACGGAGGGTTACTCGACCACCAAATACCGCAATAAAACCAGAACCGGAGCAGCTGCGCCGAACCAGGATGCCGCTAAAGATTTCTCGGATATTGATTTTCCTTTATTCCGTCTGGGTGAAGTGTACCTGAATTATGCAGAAGCCGTTTTGCGCGGCGGTAGTGGCGGTGATACCGGAACTGCGCTGAGGTACATCAATGCCTTAAGAACCCGTGCCTACAATGGCAACACATCGGGTAACATCAGCCTGAGCGCATTGAATCTTGATTTTATGCTTGATGAACGTGGCCGGGAACTGTATTATGAAGCAGTAAGGAGAACAGACCTGATTAGGTTCGGTAAATTTACAACAGGCGTTTATTTATGGGCCTGGAAAGGCGGGGTAAAAGCAGGAACTGCGGTGGCAGATAAGTACAACCTTTTCCCCTTACCGCCGACAGATCTCTCCGCAAATCCAAATTTAATTCAAAATCCAGGTTATTGA
- a CDS encoding two-component regulator propeller domain-containing protein, whose translation MSSFVKNVLFFLLISCQITFAQNPKFKHIGIDAGLSNSTIECIFQDHRGFLWFGTRDGLNKYDGEQITVFKSSRDPASLSDNFIRHIYEDKNKKLWIGTSNGLNRFDPETNSFRRYKTGSAAAGKSSGSNNVTAIEEHATGLWIATSGGLLELRNDKTTTFRHFKHHTNDLHTDRKGNLWIATDSGLYKFDKKSSAFMKIPGLSNYTLRVIAESADGTLWLGTEEQGMIAYQPSNHSIKIYRHELKNSNSLGSDLVRAIIVDQKNNLWIGSVNGGLDRFNPQTNTFKNYQNEPGNASSLSQRTVSALFQDKQDNLWVGTHRGGINLYTPGSERFRLVQQELNKNSLSYNDVKAFYEDQDENLWIGTDGGGLNFYHKASQRFTHYKFDPFRQESLGSNAVLNITEDRFKQLWIGTWAGGLNLMDRQSGTFRRFLNNPADPSSISSNYVQKTFEDSKGNLWVGTYYGGLNLMDRGSKKFSRLIQGAGNTQISGKNIISINEDQHQNLWIGTDDGGLNCYNLNTKRFTHYFLNEEKRPDLRVIFIDSKKRLWIGQSGLYLFNPAKNSFSMYTTRAGLSTDFIKGITEDDRGNFWISTSRGLTRFNPETLRASSYNKADGLQGLEFEANAFLKTRKGEMFFGGVNGFNSFYPDEIKTNRFIPPVYITEFQIFNNRMLPGVKDSPLDKDISFSNDIALSYQQSTFSFSFAGLNYTAPENNKYAYKLEGFDKDWNYAGNTKKAFYTNLDPGDYVFRVKASNNDNNWNAAGTAVRIHISPPFWATWWFRLIIAVLLTGIAYALLSFKRRMELRALEEQQREEMHQIQLQFFTNISHEFRTPLSLILGPIDRLLKEDSKAAFLSYYKTIHRNANRLLSLINELMDFRKIESGALQLKVIQGNINLFIDEVAEEFAEMAEEKHINFIVKNTVQPADTWFDRNVIEKIILNLINNSLKYTKQGGEVVLEILDNLDNYQPLFENQLHIKSNYQGKRYVYIRVADNGIGISKESISHLFERYYRITETHLGSGVGLAFVKSLTMLHKGLIHVSSERHQGTEIIIGLPCDKEAFKPEELWGQSNEQGGTRLESISYKSDFALPVAPVSVPEIPTLSKHILIVDDNEELRSFLKDTLSASYHISEAADGYAGLLKAKEEFPDLVISDVMMPGMTGTELCKALKEDLETSHIPFLMLTAKNSIEAEIEGAASGADLYFSKPINISLLQINIKNIFEQRQKLKDHYSKDHQTELIDLVHSTKDREFMEKLLSIVNDHLINPEMDIEFLCSEIGMSRTKLYQKIKTITGQSIGEFIRSIRLRKAVEIMTREDVLLTEVMYRVGIQTQSYFSKAFKKEFGKTPSQYLQERNT comes from the coding sequence ATGAGTTCATTCGTTAAAAATGTACTGTTCTTCTTATTGATCAGCTGTCAGATCACCTTTGCGCAAAATCCAAAATTTAAGCACATCGGGATTGATGCCGGACTTTCCAACAGTACCATTGAATGCATCTTTCAGGACCACCGGGGTTTCCTCTGGTTTGGGACACGCGATGGGTTAAACAAGTACGACGGAGAACAGATCACTGTTTTCAAAAGCAGCAGGGATCCTGCGAGTTTATCTGATAACTTTATCCGGCACATCTATGAGGATAAAAATAAAAAACTTTGGATCGGTACTTCCAATGGATTGAACCGGTTTGATCCGGAAACGAACAGCTTCAGGCGTTACAAAACAGGTTCGGCTGCCGCCGGAAAGTCTTCAGGTAGTAATAATGTCACCGCCATTGAGGAACATGCCACCGGGCTTTGGATTGCTACTTCCGGGGGTCTTCTGGAGCTTCGGAATGACAAAACAACTACCTTTCGCCATTTCAAACACCATACCAACGACCTTCATACCGACCGGAAAGGAAACTTATGGATTGCGACAGACAGCGGGCTTTATAAGTTCGACAAAAAGAGTTCCGCGTTTATGAAAATACCGGGTCTTTCCAATTATACCCTGAGGGTCATCGCGGAATCCGCTGATGGGACCTTGTGGCTGGGTACCGAAGAACAGGGGATGATTGCCTACCAACCTTCCAATCACAGCATCAAAATTTACAGACATGAGCTGAAGAACAGCAACAGCCTGGGCAGTGACCTCGTACGGGCGATCATCGTAGATCAAAAGAACAACCTCTGGATAGGAAGTGTAAACGGTGGTCTGGATCGTTTCAATCCTCAGACTAACACCTTTAAAAATTACCAAAATGAACCCGGTAATGCTTCCAGTCTTTCTCAAAGGACAGTTTCTGCCTTATTTCAGGACAAGCAGGACAATTTATGGGTAGGCACCCATCGTGGCGGGATCAATCTGTATACCCCCGGTTCGGAAAGGTTCAGGCTCGTACAGCAGGAATTGAATAAAAACAGCCTGAGTTATAACGACGTGAAAGCCTTCTATGAAGATCAGGATGAAAACCTCTGGATAGGAACTGATGGCGGTGGTTTGAATTTTTACCATAAGGCCAGTCAGCGTTTTACACATTATAAATTTGATCCCTTTCGGCAAGAGAGCCTGGGCTCGAACGCGGTCCTGAACATTACCGAAGACCGCTTCAAACAGCTCTGGATTGGCACCTGGGCTGGTGGTTTGAACCTGATGGACCGGCAATCCGGAACCTTCCGCCGCTTTTTGAACAACCCGGCAGATCCCTCCTCCATCTCCTCCAATTATGTACAGAAAACATTTGAAGACAGCAAGGGAAATTTATGGGTAGGCACCTATTATGGCGGTTTGAATCTGATGGACAGGGGCAGTAAAAAATTCAGTCGCCTGATACAGGGCGCCGGAAATACACAAATCAGTGGCAAAAACATCATCTCCATCAATGAAGATCAACATCAGAACCTTTGGATTGGCACAGACGATGGCGGGCTGAACTGTTATAACCTGAATACAAAGCGGTTTACGCATTACTTTTTAAATGAAGAGAAAAGACCAGACCTGCGCGTCATTTTTATAGACAGCAAAAAAAGATTGTGGATCGGTCAGTCGGGATTGTACCTCTTTAATCCAGCCAAAAACAGCTTTTCTATGTATACTACAAGAGCCGGATTGTCTACCGATTTTATCAAAGGTATCACAGAGGATGACCGGGGTAACTTTTGGATTTCGACCTCCAGGGGATTGACCAGGTTTAATCCGGAAACATTAAGAGCCAGTTCCTATAATAAAGCCGATGGCCTCCAGGGCCTGGAGTTTGAAGCAAATGCCTTTTTAAAAACCAGAAAAGGAGAAATGTTTTTTGGTGGGGTAAACGGATTCAATTCCTTTTACCCTGACGAGATCAAAACCAACCGGTTCATTCCTCCTGTTTACATCACTGAATTTCAGATTTTCAACAACAGAATGCTGCCCGGCGTTAAAGATTCTCCATTGGATAAAGACATCAGCTTCAGCAATGATATTGCGCTTTCTTATCAGCAGTCGACCTTCTCCTTTAGTTTTGCCGGATTAAATTATACGGCACCGGAAAATAACAAATACGCCTACAAGCTGGAAGGTTTCGACAAAGACTGGAATTACGCCGGAAATACTAAAAAAGCTTTTTATACGAATCTGGATCCTGGTGACTATGTATTCCGGGTAAAGGCTTCCAATAATGACAACAACTGGAATGCAGCCGGCACTGCGGTGCGCATCCACATCTCCCCTCCTTTCTGGGCCACCTGGTGGTTCAGATTAATCATTGCGGTCCTGCTGACCGGGATCGCCTATGCCTTGCTCAGTTTCAAAAGACGCATGGAATTGCGGGCGCTGGAGGAGCAGCAACGGGAAGAAATGCACCAGATCCAGTTGCAGTTCTTTACCAATATTTCTCACGAATTCAGAACACCCTTGTCTTTGATCCTCGGACCAATAGACCGGTTGTTGAAAGAAGATTCAAAAGCGGCTTTTCTGAGTTATTACAAAACCATTCACCGCAATGCGAACCGCCTGCTCAGCCTGATCAATGAGTTGATGGACTTTAGAAAAATTGAATCCGGTGCGCTGCAACTGAAAGTTATCCAGGGCAACATCAACCTCTTTATTGACGAAGTGGCGGAAGAGTTTGCAGAGATGGCAGAAGAGAAACACATTAATTTCATCGTTAAAAATACAGTACAACCGGCCGATACCTGGTTCGATAGAAATGTAATTGAAAAAATCATTTTAAACCTGATCAATAATTCCCTGAAATATACCAAACAGGGCGGTGAAGTTGTGCTGGAGATCCTGGACAACCTGGACAATTACCAGCCATTATTTGAAAACCAATTGCACATCAAGAGCAATTACCAGGGGAAAAGGTACGTTTATATCCGCGTAGCAGACAATGGCATTGGCATCTCTAAAGAATCTATAAGCCACTTATTTGAGCGCTATTACCGCATCACCGAGACCCATCTCGGATCAGGTGTAGGCCTTGCATTTGTGAAGAGCCTGACCATGCTGCACAAGGGGCTCATTCATGTATCCAGTGAAAGGCATCAGGGTACCGAGATCATCATCGGCCTGCCTTGTGATAAGGAGGCTTTTAAACCCGAAGAGCTCTGGGGACAAAGCAATGAACAAGGGGGAACCCGTTTGGAAAGCATCAGCTATAAATCTGATTTCGCGTTGCCTGTCGCACCGGTCTCCGTTCCGGAGATTCCAACCCTCAGTAAACACATTTTGATTGTCGACGATAATGAAGAATTGCGGTCCTTTCTGAAAGATACGCTGAGCGCAAGCTATCATATTTCTGAAGCGGCAGATGGCTATGCAGGATTGCTGAAAGCAAAAGAAGAGTTTCCAGACCTGGTGATCAGTGATGTGATGATGCCTGGAATGACGGGCACCGAGCTCTGTAAAGCGCTGAAGGAAGACCTGGAAACGAGTCATATTCCATTTCTGATGCTGACTGCCAAGAATAGCATAGAGGCAGAAATAGAAGGTGCAGCATCCGGTGCGGATCTGTATTTCAGTAAACCGATCAACATCAGCTTATTGCAGATCAACATCAAAAATATCTTTGAACAGCGCCAGAAATTAAAGGATCATTATTCCAAAGATCACCAGACTGAACTCATTGACCTCGTGCATTCTACTAAAGACCGGGAGTTTATGGAAAAACTGTTGAGCATTGTCAATGACCACCTGATCAATCCGGAAATGGATATAGAATTTCTGTGTTCAGAGATTGGAATGAGCCGGACTAAGTTATACCAAAAGATCAAAACCATTACGGGGCAGTCGATCGGAGAATTTATACGCTCCATCAGACTCCGGAAAGCAGTCGAAATTATGACCCGGGAAGATGTGTTGTTAACGGAAGTGATGTACCGGGTTGGGATTCAAACCCAATCCTATTTCAGCAAAGCATTTAAGAAGGAATTTGGAAAGACGCCAAGTCAGTATCTGCAAGAGCGGAACACCTGA
- a CDS encoding TonB-dependent receptor: MRIFTFIVKLNLLLLLFLSTTATLYAQQTVTVTGAVKSAFDQLGIPGVSVLLKGSAIGTVTNTDGSFSLKVPGGSGVLIFTFIGYKTEEVAIPQSRVLNVMLNEDAAKLNEVVVVGYGTTRKQDLTGSVAVVTAKDFQKGSITTPEQMLSGKVSGVAITSNSGQPGSGSTIRIRGGSSLSASNDPLIVIDGVLLENSVIGGASNPLSFINPNDIESFTVLKDASAAAIYGARASNGVLIITTKKGLAGELKIGFNSVNSITKLGKQVDVLSADQLREIVNKNGSAAQKEQLGQFNTNWQDLIYQDGFASDNNLSISGGIKNLPYRLSLGYQNQSGVLRTDKLEKTSAAVVFNPTFFDKHLKLDINLKGSVQQARFANQAAIGAAVSFDPTQAVYTNRPDFNGYWEWLDSSTPSGLVNLVGRNPLGLLQQREDRSNPYRSIGNVQLDYKFHFLPELRANLNMGYDVATGKGTVFVNQNAAEQINRMGINNRYKQNRANTLVDFYLNYVKEFASIKSRVDATAGYSYNDYQTKFYNFADFDANGNKIANSDPDFPFNTPQNRLISYFARLNYNYDERFLLTATLRRDGSSRFGPSYKYGYFPSVALAWTLKNESFLKDNKLISALKLRMSYGITGQQEGIGNYGYLSTYGLSTPNASYQFGDTFYQMYRPTAYIPDIKWEETATTNIGLDAGILNNRITGSLELYRRKTSDLLNQIPQPAGTNFSATAIINVGDMLNEGVELSLNFVPIQRPDFEWNFSLNATYNKNTITNLTVIPNDPNYKGFPSGTIAGGVSGQYAFINAVGAPKSTFNLLQQVYDPSGKPIEGIYVDQNGDGLITENDLTKGKSADPKLFLGFSNNMTYKKWNLSFTMRANLGNYLYNNSFSQRGNLTQVLGTAILLNASPNYLVTNFKGQQLLSDYYVENASFLRMDNVNLGYKFGTILKNKASLQLNASVQNVFVITKYKGLDPEVPSGVDNNLYPRPRVFSLGLNLNY, from the coding sequence ATGCGAATTTTTACTTTTATTGTCAAGCTCAACTTATTGTTGTTGCTTTTTCTTTCCACCACAGCAACGCTCTATGCACAACAAACGGTGACCGTTACAGGGGCGGTGAAGTCCGCTTTTGATCAGCTGGGGATTCCCGGTGTCAGTGTATTGCTGAAGGGCAGTGCCATTGGTACAGTAACCAACACAGACGGAAGTTTTTCGCTCAAAGTTCCCGGGGGATCAGGGGTTTTGATTTTTACTTTTATAGGTTACAAAACTGAAGAAGTGGCCATTCCCCAATCCCGGGTCTTAAATGTCATGCTGAACGAAGATGCGGCTAAATTGAATGAAGTTGTAGTGGTCGGTTACGGAACCACCAGAAAGCAGGACCTGACTGGGTCTGTTGCCGTGGTGACCGCAAAGGATTTTCAGAAAGGGAGTATCACTACTCCGGAGCAAATGCTTTCGGGTAAAGTATCGGGTGTGGCCATTACTTCCAACAGCGGTCAGCCTGGGAGCGGAAGCACCATTCGCATCAGGGGCGGATCATCCCTCAGCGCGAGTAATGATCCTTTGATCGTGATCGATGGGGTGCTGCTGGAAAACAGCGTAATTGGAGGCGCTTCCAATCCTTTAAGTTTTATCAATCCAAATGACATCGAGTCTTTTACCGTTTTAAAAGATGCTTCAGCCGCCGCGATTTATGGAGCAAGAGCTTCTAACGGCGTGCTCATCATCACCACTAAAAAAGGTTTGGCAGGTGAATTGAAAATAGGGTTCAACTCGGTCAATTCCATTACTAAACTGGGCAAACAGGTAGATGTGCTCAGCGCAGACCAGCTCCGGGAAATCGTCAATAAAAATGGCAGTGCTGCTCAAAAAGAACAGCTGGGCCAGTTCAATACCAATTGGCAGGATTTGATTTATCAGGATGGTTTTGCCTCAGACAATAACCTGAGCATTAGCGGAGGGATCAAAAACTTACCTTACCGCCTGTCGCTGGGCTACCAAAATCAAAGCGGGGTACTCAGGACCGATAAACTGGAAAAAACTTCCGCCGCTGTTGTATTCAATCCTACTTTTTTTGATAAACACCTGAAACTGGACATCAACCTGAAAGGCAGTGTACAACAGGCGAGGTTTGCCAATCAGGCGGCCATTGGTGCTGCCGTGAGTTTTGATCCTACCCAGGCGGTCTATACCAACAGACCGGATTTTAACGGCTACTGGGAATGGCTCGATTCCAGTACCCCAAGCGGACTGGTCAATCTGGTGGGTAGAAACCCGCTCGGTCTTTTGCAACAACGTGAAGACCGTTCGAATCCTTACCGCAGTATCGGGAATGTGCAACTGGATTATAAATTTCATTTTCTGCCGGAGTTGCGGGCCAACCTGAATATGGGCTATGATGTGGCAACGGGAAAAGGAACGGTGTTTGTGAATCAGAATGCAGCGGAACAGATCAACAGAATGGGGATCAACAACAGGTATAAACAAAACCGGGCAAATACGCTGGTAGATTTCTACCTGAATTATGTGAAAGAGTTCGCTTCTATAAAAAGCAGGGTAGATGCTACCGCTGGTTATTCTTACAATGACTACCAGACCAAATTTTACAACTTCGCTGATTTTGATGCCAATGGAAATAAGATCGCAAACAGCGATCCTGACTTTCCTTTCAATACGCCACAGAACAGGCTGATTTCTTATTTTGCGAGGTTAAACTATAATTATGATGAACGTTTCCTGTTGACGGCCACCCTAAGACGTGATGGTTCGTCTCGTTTCGGACCAAGCTATAAATATGGCTATTTTCCTTCCGTAGCCCTGGCCTGGACCTTAAAGAACGAATCCTTCTTAAAGGACAACAAACTGATCTCTGCACTGAAATTGCGCATGAGCTATGGCATCACCGGTCAGCAGGAAGGCATTGGCAATTACGGTTATTTGTCTACCTATGGCTTGAGTACACCTAACGCTTCTTATCAGTTTGGAGATACCTTTTATCAGATGTACCGGCCTACGGCTTACATTCCGGACATCAAATGGGAAGAAACGGCAACGACCAATATCGGCCTGGATGCCGGAATCCTGAACAACAGAATTACAGGTAGCCTGGAGCTTTACCGCAGAAAAACCAGCGACCTCCTTAACCAGATTCCTCAGCCGGCAGGAACCAATTTCAGCGCAACAGCGATCATCAATGTAGGCGATATGCTGAATGAAGGGGTAGAGCTGAGCTTAAACTTTGTTCCGATACAACGTCCGGATTTTGAATGGAATTTCAGCTTAAATGCGACCTACAATAAAAATACGATTACCAATCTGACGGTAATTCCAAATGATCCGAATTATAAAGGATTTCCTTCAGGTACCATTGCCGGAGGGGTGAGCGGACAGTACGCTTTCATCAATGCCGTAGGCGCTCCAAAAAGTACTTTCAACTTATTGCAGCAGGTGTATGATCCCTCGGGCAAACCGATCGAAGGCATTTATGTAGATCAGAACGGGGATGGCTTAATCACTGAAAATGACCTGACCAAAGGCAAGTCTGCGGATCCTAAATTATTCCTTGGTTTCAGCAACAACATGACTTATAAAAAATGGAACCTAAGTTTTACGATGCGTGCCAATCTGGGCAATTACCTGTACAACAATTCCTTTAGTCAGCGGGGAAACCTGACTCAGGTGCTGGGAACCGCCATTTTGCTCAATGCCTCTCCCAATTACCTGGTCACGAATTTCAAAGGCCAGCAATTGTTGAGCGATTATTATGTAGAGAACGCTTCCTTCCTGAGAATGGACAACGTCAACCTGGGCTATAAGTTTGGGACGATCCTGAAAAATAAAGCCAGTCTGCAACTCAATGCAAGCGTACAGAACGTGTTTGTGATCACTAAATATAAAGGACTTGATCCTGAGGTTCCCTCAGGTGTAGACAATAACCTTTACCCAAGACCACGTGTATTTTCATTGGGCTTAAACCTTAATTATTAA